From the genome of Spirochaetales bacterium, one region includes:
- a CDS encoding SpoIIE family protein phosphatase, with translation MAKARIMVVEDESIVALQIQEGLVAAGYDVPSPVANGKDAIKQAGETEPDLILMDITLKGEMDGIQTASTIKDMYDIPIIYLTAYSDNETVERAKITEPYGYILKPLSEKSLILAIEMTLQKARKAKEFRQNSEWYSSILKGMGQGLIVVNVKGEIRFINQFAEQLTLWAQHEVAGKRITDVFPVIDSATGAFASFPMDRSIVFKKLTKGENLLLMTKDKVKIPIEYSVAPLQNKMGNVIGIVIIFFGIRKKHDRHRQSDKPARGNVTEPVRLLPRKGIRISGFRSTWYFIPSILTSGVSFNFFSLDENHIGFFMLDVSGYGFTTALFSMNLHQFLSPAPNKGGILVRQPEDGSQSMIRSPGEVARELNNRFFIAEKDNPYFTLVYAITDIKTGSTRLVNAGHPSPIYQGHEGKIKIIQANGSAIGMTAEPVLSEYEFTFEPQSRLFLYSDGLIDSTFADINQICFNRLVAFIENNTKIKIPDLIRNLENEERGWHMKQEYKDDASLFIIERE, from the coding sequence GTGGCTAAAGCGAGAATCATGGTCGTCGAGGATGAAAGTATTGTTGCCCTGCAAATTCAGGAAGGACTTGTTGCCGCTGGATATGATGTTCCATCTCCGGTGGCAAACGGAAAAGACGCGATCAAGCAGGCAGGCGAGACGGAGCCCGACCTGATTCTCATGGATATCACCCTCAAGGGGGAGATGGACGGGATCCAGACCGCTTCGACGATCAAGGACATGTACGATATCCCGATTATCTACCTTACCGCGTACTCAGACAACGAAACCGTCGAACGGGCGAAAATTACCGAACCTTACGGTTATATCCTCAAACCCCTTTCGGAAAAATCATTGATACTGGCCATTGAGATGACCTTGCAGAAAGCGAGAAAGGCCAAGGAGTTCAGACAGAACAGTGAATGGTACTCGTCGATTCTCAAGGGAATGGGCCAGGGGCTTATTGTAGTAAATGTCAAAGGGGAAATCAGGTTCATCAATCAATTTGCCGAACAACTCACCTTGTGGGCGCAGCACGAAGTGGCCGGCAAACGCATCACGGATGTATTTCCCGTTATCGACAGTGCGACGGGGGCATTCGCCTCGTTTCCCATGGACAGATCGATCGTTTTCAAAAAACTGACAAAAGGCGAAAATCTCCTTCTCATGACAAAAGACAAGGTAAAGATTCCCATTGAATATTCGGTCGCGCCGCTTCAAAACAAAATGGGTAACGTCATTGGCATCGTCATCATTTTTTTCGGTATCCGTAAAAAACATGACCGCCATCGCCAATCGGATAAACCCGCACGCGGGAATGTAACCGAACCGGTGCGGCTCCTGCCCAGAAAAGGAATTCGGATTTCGGGATTCAGAAGCACCTGGTATTTCATACCGAGTATCCTCACTTCCGGAGTCAGTTTCAACTTTTTTTCACTCGACGAGAACCACATCGGTTTCTTCATGCTCGATGTTTCAGGGTATGGTTTTACGACGGCGCTTTTTTCCATGAATCTGCATCAATTCCTTTCTCCGGCCCCGAACAAGGGGGGCATACTGGTCCGGCAGCCGGAGGACGGCTCTCAATCCATGATACGTTCTCCCGGCGAAGTGGCCCGGGAGTTGAACAACCGCTTCTTTATCGCGGAAAAGGATAATCCATATTTCACGCTGGTATACGCGATAACCGATATAAAAACAGGATCGACCCGTCTCGTTAACGCCGGACATCCTTCCCCAATCTATCAGGGTCATGAGGGTAAGATTAAAATCATCCAGGCAAACGGGAGCGCGATCGGAATGACCGCGGAACCGGTGCTGTCGGAATACGAGTTTACGTTTGAACCCCAAAGCAGGCTTTTTCTCTATTCCGACGGGCTTATCGATTCCACGTTTGCAGACATAAATCAGATATGCTTTAACCGTCTTGTTGCCTTTATCGAAAACAATACAAAGATCAAGATTCCGGATCTCATCCGTAATCTTGAAAATGAAGAACGCGGGTGGCACATGAAGCAGGAATACAAGGACGATGCGTCACTTTTTATTATCGAAAGGGAATGA
- a CDS encoding response regulator transcription factor codes for MIKTCKDVVSFIIIDDHPIFRKGLAYLINSEEGFEVIGEASTFEETILLIENERFDFAIIDISLNGKNGLELVKILRHNHPDTYCLVLSMYDEAVFATRSLNLGAQGYVMKSEDPSCVISAIKTIIDGKIYLSPDMEDTILTQMVDSIMSKSFDPIQRLSDREFEIFRLIGKGYKPHQIAEKLYLKPGTIETYRKSLKKKLHMKNAIELRQFAIEWSNNNISN; via the coding sequence ATGATAAAAACATGCAAGGATGTTGTCAGTTTCATTATTATCGATGATCATCCGATTTTTCGCAAAGGTCTTGCCTACCTGATAAACAGCGAAGAAGGATTCGAGGTCATCGGAGAGGCCTCGACTTTTGAAGAAACCATTTTACTCATCGAAAACGAACGGTTCGATTTTGCCATTATCGATATTTCACTCAACGGAAAAAACGGTCTCGAACTGGTGAAGATTCTCCGCCACAACCATCCCGACACCTACTGCCTCGTTCTTTCGATGTATGATGAAGCGGTGTTCGCCACAAGATCCCTGAACCTCGGTGCCCAGGGATATGTCATGAAATCGGAAGATCCTTCCTGCGTCATCTCGGCGATTAAAACGATTATCGACGGGAAAATTTATCTCAGTCCCGATATGGAAGACACCATTCTCACCCAAATGGTGGACAGCATCATGTCAAAATCATTCGACCCGATTCAGCGATTATCGGATCGCGAGTTCGAGATATTCAGACTCATCGGAAAAGGGTATAAACCTCACCAGATCGCGGAGAAACTCTATCTCAAACCGGGAACGATCGAGACGTACAGAAAAAGCCTCAAGAAAAAATTGCATATGAAAAACGCCATAGAGTTACGCCAGTTCGCCATTGAATGGTCGAACAACAACATTTCGAATTAG
- a CDS encoding serine acetyltransferase has translation MHHLVDILGQSYEKQRGINHVDGLNLPTTESVVEIIRDFFRIIFPGFIGNEAVTTSSVRYYVGSIIEQLYDKCVEQITRALKYQCTLNKCDECDCEWRAKHITEKLLQSLPENRRLLKLDVEAAYDGDPAAKSLDEIIMAYPFIKAITVHRIAHILYTEQVPLIPRIMNEWTHSETAIDIHPGANVGESFFIDHGSGVVIGETTEIGNNVKIYQGVTLGALSFSKDERGKMIRGTKRHPTLKDNVTVYANATILGGHTVIGKNVVIGGNTWITESVEPDTVVTISNPELCYRKNGECGSRVTS, from the coding sequence ACCATGTTGACGGACTCAATCTACCCACGACCGAATCCGTCGTTGAGATTATCAGGGATTTTTTCAGAATCATATTCCCCGGTTTTATCGGAAATGAGGCCGTGACCACGTCTTCAGTTCGCTATTATGTGGGATCGATCATCGAACAACTCTATGATAAATGTGTGGAACAAATAACGCGTGCGTTGAAGTATCAGTGTACCCTGAACAAATGCGACGAATGCGATTGTGAATGGAGGGCGAAACATATTACCGAAAAGCTTCTTCAATCGCTTCCCGAAAACAGGCGATTGCTGAAACTCGATGTCGAGGCGGCCTATGACGGGGATCCTGCCGCGAAATCCCTTGACGAGATTATTATGGCCTATCCGTTCATCAAGGCAATCACGGTCCACCGGATCGCACATATCCTCTACACCGAACAGGTTCCCCTTATCCCCCGTATCATGAACGAGTGGACGCATTCGGAAACCGCTATCGATATCCACCCGGGGGCGAACGTCGGTGAATCGTTCTTCATCGATCATGGCAGCGGTGTGGTTATCGGTGAAACGACGGAAATAGGAAACAATGTGAAAATATATCAGGGGGTCACCCTCGGCGCCCTCTCGTTTTCCAAAGACGAACGCGGTAAGATGATCCGGGGGACAAAAAGGCACCCGACCCTCAAGGATAACGTGACGGTATATGCGAACGCGACGATTTTAGGCGGACATACCGTCATCGGCAAGAATGTGGTGATCGGCGGTAATACATGGATAACCGAGTCCGTCGAACCGGATACGGTCGTCACTATCAGCAATCCGGAACTCTGTTACCGAAAAAACGGTGAATGTGGAAGCCGTGTCACTTCATGA